Proteins encoded within one genomic window of Microbacterium sp. LKL04:
- a CDS encoding citrate synthase, with protein MATVTIGDKTAELPLVAGTEGIPSVDFSSFTKQTGHTSLDYGFVNTASTKSSITYIDGDQGILRYRGYPIEQLAQHSTYLEVAWLLLYGELPTADELAGWDEKIRRHTLLHEDLKHFFSALPHTAHPMSVLSAATAALSTYYEGQSDPHNPEHVELNTIRMLAKLPVIAAYAHKKSIGHAFLYPDNSLSFVDNFLKLNFGNNAEPYEINPVMSRALERLLILHADHEQNASTSTVRLVGSTGANQFSSISAGINALYGPLHGGANEAVLDMLGRIRDSGESVQRFVERVKNKEDGVKLMGFGHRVYKNYDPRAKLVKESADEVLRELGVEDPLLALANELEEIALSDDYFKERRLYPNVDFYTGVIYKAMGFPTRMFTPLFAIGRLPGWLAHWREMQNDPQTKIGRPQQLYTGAAEREYPISR; from the coding sequence ATGGCCACTGTGACCATCGGTGACAAGACCGCAGAGCTTCCGCTCGTCGCCGGCACCGAAGGCATCCCGAGCGTCGACTTCTCGTCTTTCACGAAGCAGACCGGCCACACGTCGCTCGACTACGGCTTTGTGAACACGGCGTCGACGAAGTCTTCGATCACCTACATCGACGGCGATCAGGGCATCCTGCGCTATCGCGGATACCCGATCGAGCAGCTCGCGCAGCACAGCACGTACCTCGAGGTCGCCTGGCTCCTGCTCTACGGTGAGCTTCCCACGGCCGACGAGCTCGCCGGGTGGGACGAGAAGATCCGTCGCCACACGCTGCTGCACGAGGACCTCAAGCATTTCTTCTCCGCGCTCCCGCACACCGCGCACCCCATGTCGGTGCTGTCGGCGGCCACTGCGGCGCTCTCGACCTACTACGAGGGGCAGAGCGACCCGCACAACCCCGAGCACGTCGAGCTCAACACCATTCGCATGCTCGCGAAGCTCCCCGTCATCGCGGCGTATGCGCACAAGAAGAGCATCGGGCACGCCTTCCTCTACCCCGACAACTCGTTGAGCTTCGTCGACAACTTCCTCAAGCTGAACTTCGGCAACAACGCCGAGCCGTATGAGATCAACCCGGTCATGTCCCGCGCCCTTGAGCGACTGCTCATCCTGCACGCCGACCACGAGCAGAACGCGTCGACCTCGACGGTGCGCCTCGTCGGATCGACCGGAGCGAATCAGTTCTCTTCGATCTCCGCCGGGATCAACGCCCTGTACGGACCGCTCCACGGCGGTGCGAACGAAGCCGTCCTCGACATGCTGGGCCGCATCCGCGACTCCGGTGAGAGCGTGCAGCGCTTCGTCGAGCGGGTCAAGAACAAAGAGGACGGTGTGAAGCTCATGGGCTTCGGACACCGCGTCTACAAGAACTACGACCCGCGCGCGAAGCTCGTGAAGGAGTCCGCGGACGAGGTGCTCCGCGAGCTCGGTGTCGAGGACCCGCTCCTGGCCCTCGCGAACGAACTCGAAGAGATCGCGCTGAGCGACGACTACTTCAAGGAGCGTCGTCTCTACCCGAACGTCGACTTCTACACGGGCGTCATCTACAAGGCGATGGGCTTCCCCACGCGGATGTTCACTCCGCTGTTCGCGATCGGACGCCTGCCGGGCTGGCTCGCCCACTGGCGCGAGATGCAGAACGACCCGCAGACCAAGATCGGCCGCCCGCAGCAGCTGTACACGGGGGCCGCCGAGCGGGAGTACCCGATCTCCCGCTGA